A genomic region of Branchiostoma lanceolatum isolate klBraLanc5 chromosome 4, klBraLanc5.hap2, whole genome shotgun sequence contains the following coding sequences:
- the LOC136433967 gene encoding programmed cell death protein 2-like produces MAKSGREERTSSVDLGFVEETESWRLLSRFFPSKVGGKPAWLDLKSVPTASELACGVCGKPTVFLLQVYSPRTEQTTCFHRTVFVFCCRTAACHARNSGACFRVFRSQLPRLNDFYGFEPPDEDTPPAEDEVWQAEKVWNLCCVCGCGGAKACARCHQARYCGKAHQVLDWKAGHKVACGAEDSSLPTSHVQLLFPEFDLVTEPEEWREEEEETEDAGKDEEEKLREYEEYMRQLRHNQDRGGGAGLQERDLEAAARQETEEDQQFRVFRRRVRKEPEQVLRYDLGGAPLWVSRQHVPGTKDIPDCPCGAPRQLEFQVMPQLLNYLQVDSLKDSIDWGTLAVYTCVNSCDKGTAYHPEFLWKQDYSETALTGAP; encoded by the exons ATGGCGAAAAGCGGACGTGAAGAAAGAACCTCCTCGGTAGATCTAGGATTTGTCGAAGAAACGGAGAGCTGGAGGTTGTTGAGTCGGTTCTTCCCGAGTAAAGTAGGCGGGAAGCCGGCCTGGCTGGACCTGAAGTCCGTCCCGACGGCGAGCGAGCTTGCCTGCGGCGTCTGCGGCAAGCCCACCGTCTTCTTACTCCAGGTGTACTCCCCTCGGACGGAGCAGACGACGTGCTTCCACCGGACGGTGTTCGTCTTCTGCTGCAGGACCGCCGCCTGCCACGCCAGGAACAGCGGCGCCTGCTTCCGCGTCTTCCGCAGCCAGCTGCCGCGACTGAACGACTTCTACGGCTTCGAGCCACCGGACGAAGACACGCCTCCCGCTGAAGATGAAGTGTGGCAGGCGGAGAAG GTGTGGAACCTGTGCTGTGTGTGCGGCTGCGGGGGAGCGAAGGCCTGTGCCAGGTGCCACCAGGCGAGGTACTGCGGCAAGGCGCACCAGGTGTTGGACTGGAAGGCTGGACACAAGGTCGCGTGTGGGG CTGAAGACTCAAGTCTCCCCACGTCCCATGTGCAGCTGCTGTTCCCTGAGTTTGACCTGGTGACTGAACCTGAGGAGTggagggaggaggaggaggagacggAGGATGCAGGGAAGGATGAAGAGGAGAAGCTGAGGGAGTATGAGGAGTATATGAGGCAGCTTAGACATAATCAG GATCGTGGTGGAGGTGCAGGTCTGCAGGAGAGGGACCTGGAGGCCGCTGCCAGACAGGAGACGGAGGAGGACCAACAGTTCCGCGTCTTCAGGAGGAGGGTCAGGAAAGAGCCGGAACAG GTGCTGAGGTACGACTTGGGCGGGGCCCCCCTGTGGGTATCCAGGCAACATGTCCCCGGTACCAAGGACATCCCGGACTGTCCATGTGGGGCACCTAGGCAGCTCGAGTTTCAG GTGATGCCACAGCTTCTAAACTACCTACAGGTGGACAGCCTCAAGGACAGCATAGACTGGGGCACCTTAGCTGTCTACACGTGTGTGAACAGCTGTGACAAGGGAACAGCATACCACCCAGAGTTTCTATGGAAACAGGACTATTCTGAGACAGCATTGACTGGGGCACCTTAG